In Streptomyces sclerotialus, one genomic interval encodes:
- a CDS encoding aminotransferase class I/II-fold pyridoxal phosphate-dependent enzyme yields the protein MQLSTWGRQMSRPSGIRSLMEDIAATAGSSGSTGANLSVGNPSPLPEVLETWQRLSAAALTTDFPASGGHYGPSRGTHSLVAAVVDYFNAAYGWSIGPENVVVGPGSQMLCFVATTLFTGPSADGHRPLVLPCVPDYTGYQGLNLVGSATVGVGSRVVPTGDRAFRYALAADALQRVPDMGMMLVSSPGNPTGRSLTAAELDTLIGTAERHDALLVVDHAYGRPFPMVTGDALEPVHHPRVINCFTLSKAGIPGERIAFAIGPADAVSAMVSFMANTVLHAPQTVQAVVERALTGGELDVLTQKVISPYYRNKRRDAEALLHGLLPDDVRWRLHEGDGGMFCWLWIDHEWFDDLEFYRLLKQEGVFIVPGRHFFGTAETPGLPGHATRCFRLSLSGELPELERGFTRIGALLSRLRDRSRRADRVPASR from the coding sequence GTGCAGCTGTCCACCTGGGGACGACAGATGTCCCGCCCCTCCGGCATCCGCAGTCTCATGGAGGACATCGCCGCCACGGCGGGCTCCTCCGGCTCCACCGGCGCCAACCTCAGCGTGGGCAATCCCTCGCCCCTCCCCGAGGTGCTGGAGACCTGGCAGCGGCTGTCGGCGGCCGCGCTCACCACGGACTTCCCCGCGTCCGGCGGGCACTACGGTCCTTCGCGCGGTACGCACTCCCTGGTGGCCGCCGTCGTGGACTACTTCAACGCCGCGTACGGCTGGTCCATCGGGCCGGAGAACGTCGTGGTGGGCCCCGGCAGCCAGATGCTGTGCTTCGTCGCCACGACCCTGTTCACCGGCCCGTCGGCCGACGGCCACCGGCCCCTGGTGCTGCCCTGCGTTCCCGACTACACCGGCTACCAGGGCCTGAACCTGGTCGGCTCGGCCACCGTCGGCGTCGGCTCCCGCGTCGTGCCGACGGGTGACCGGGCCTTCCGGTACGCCCTGGCCGCCGACGCCCTCCAGCGGGTCCCGGACATGGGCATGATGCTGGTGTCGAGCCCGGGCAACCCCACGGGCCGCAGCCTGACCGCGGCCGAGCTGGACACCCTCATCGGCACGGCCGAGCGGCACGACGCCCTGCTCGTCGTGGACCACGCCTACGGGCGGCCCTTCCCCATGGTGACGGGCGACGCGCTGGAGCCGGTCCACCACCCGCGGGTGATCAACTGCTTCACGCTCTCCAAGGCCGGCATACCGGGCGAGCGCATCGCCTTCGCGATCGGTCCCGCCGACGCGGTCTCGGCCATGGTGTCCTTCATGGCCAACACGGTGCTGCACGCCCCGCAGACCGTGCAGGCGGTCGTGGAACGGGCGCTGACCGGCGGTGAACTCGACGTGCTCACGCAGAAGGTGATCAGCCCGTACTACCGGAACAAGCGCCGGGACGCCGAGGCCCTGCTGCACGGCCTGCTTCCGGACGACGTGCGCTGGCGGCTGCACGAGGGCGACGGCGGGATGTTCTGCTGGCTGTGGATCGACCACGAGTGGTTCGACGACCTGGAGTTCTACCGTCTGCTCAAGCAGGAGGGCGTCTTCATCGTCCCCGGGCGCCACTTCTTCGGCACCGCGGAGACCCCCGGGCTGCCGGGCCACGCCACCCGCTGCTTCCGGCTCAGCCTCAGCGGCGAACTGCCCGAGCTGGAGCGCGGTTTCACGCGGATCGGCGCGCTCCTGAGCCGGCTCCGGGACCGGTCCCGTCGAGCAGATCGCGTACCAGCGAGCCGATGA
- a CDS encoding aminodeoxychorismate/anthranilate synthase component II, with amino-acid sequence MAEDRLLERVLGPSPPPFALLHRPGAGAADVVDALVGDVTTAPSLAALPLPLPDATDDGGEDTARHETLVLAPCREAGGDGREGAGPLALTVTAQAALPPDEVVAGIRAAGDRSLRPYLDAFRQLLEGGHGAYWAYLVHTGDRTVVGTGPAGHVTLRAGTAVLHPAGGTHHAPAGRPVLAGVLDLLTDDADADRARRALDEGLMAMTRICAGEVRIRGPWLRETATAVGTAYTVEGRCHLDARAVLRETGPDGGFAALIGRDRYGAVCLDSAVLDPQDGLGAATAQEAAPTAGLATHPQVRALLEARNAGLAGFWFGHRSGLPGRGLTGRRTLVIDAGDGFNPMLVHQLTALGLDPTVRRLDEPYLASGYELVVLAAGPGDPRLVRRPEIARLRDTAGRRLADRRPFLAVCLGHQVTGSLLGLGLVRRDTPRRGVRRTIDLFGDREQVGFYDTYAVRGSSDRIAVPGLDRPVEASRDPLTGEVYALRGQSFASVQFRPESVLTRHGTRFIGSLVRDLLDGTGPGAGSGARRSA; translated from the coding sequence GTGGCGGAGGACAGACTCCTGGAGCGGGTGCTCGGGCCGAGTCCCCCGCCGTTCGCCCTGCTGCACCGGCCCGGAGCCGGGGCCGCCGACGTGGTCGACGCGCTCGTGGGCGACGTCACCACGGCACCGTCCCTGGCCGCCCTCCCCCTGCCCCTGCCGGACGCCACGGACGACGGCGGCGAGGACACCGCCCGGCACGAGACGCTGGTCCTGGCGCCGTGCCGGGAGGCCGGCGGGGACGGCCGCGAGGGCGCCGGGCCGCTCGCGCTCACCGTCACCGCCCAGGCCGCGCTGCCGCCGGACGAGGTCGTCGCCGGCATCCGCGCCGCGGGTGACCGCTCCCTCCGCCCGTACCTGGACGCCTTCCGGCAGCTCCTGGAGGGCGGGCACGGCGCCTACTGGGCGTACCTCGTGCACACCGGCGACCGCACCGTGGTCGGCACCGGCCCGGCCGGGCACGTCACCCTGCGCGCCGGTACCGCTGTGCTGCACCCGGCCGGCGGCACCCACCACGCTCCCGCCGGCCGGCCGGTCCTTGCCGGGGTCCTCGACCTGCTCACCGACGACGCGGACGCCGACCGGGCGCGCCGGGCTCTCGACGAGGGGCTCATGGCGATGACCCGGATCTGCGCCGGCGAGGTGCGGATACGCGGCCCCTGGCTCAGGGAGACGGCGACGGCCGTCGGCACCGCGTACACCGTCGAGGGGCGCTGCCACCTCGACGCCCGTGCCGTGCTCCGCGAGACGGGGCCCGACGGGGGCTTCGCCGCGCTGATCGGACGTGACCGGTACGGCGCCGTGTGCCTGGACTCCGCCGTCCTCGACCCCCAGGACGGGCTGGGCGCGGCCACCGCCCAGGAGGCGGCGCCGACGGCGGGGCTCGCCACGCACCCCCAGGTCAGAGCGCTGCTGGAGGCCCGTAACGCCGGGCTCGCCGGATTCTGGTTCGGACACCGGAGCGGCCTGCCCGGCCGCGGTCTGACCGGCCGCCGGACACTGGTCATCGACGCCGGGGACGGCTTCAACCCGATGCTCGTCCACCAGCTCACCGCGCTCGGCCTCGACCCCACCGTGCGGCGCCTGGACGAGCCGTACCTCGCGAGCGGTTACGAGCTGGTGGTGCTGGCGGCCGGGCCCGGCGACCCGCGGCTCGTCCGCCGCCCCGAGATCGCCCGGCTGCGCGACACGGCCGGCCGGCGCCTCGCCGACCGCCGTCCCTTCCTCGCCGTCTGCCTGGGCCATCAGGTGACCGGCAGCCTGCTCGGCCTCGGCCTGGTCCGCCGGGACACCCCCCGCCGCGGGGTCCGGCGCACCATCGACCTCTTCGGGGACCGCGAGCAGGTCGGCTTCTACGACACCTACGCCGTACGCGGCAGCAGCGACCGGATCGCCGTACCCGGTCTCGACCGGCCGGTGGAGGCCAGCCGGGACCCGCTCACGGGTGAGGTGTACGCGCTGCGGGGGCAGTCCTTCGCCTCCGTCCAGTTCCGCCCCGAGTCCGTCCTCACCCGGCACGGCACCCGCTTCATCGGCTCGCTGGTACGCGATCTGCTCGACGGGACCGGTCCCGGAGCCGGCTCAGGAGCGCGCCGATCCGCGTGA
- a CDS encoding methyltransferase domain-containing protein: MLQVQQAEQIKQADQIQQTEQVRSYERSLARCAESRTRADRPRVFRMEGREWDLADGVFAPVHSPSTRVGLDFLGLSAGSAPAPAGRRGSFLEVGCGTGLIAVCAALHGHDRVVATDINADAVRNTELNIARHGVADRVRAVHSDLFTALPAGERFDTIFWSSNYVLAPAGYHYRHDHERAYVDPGYTTHRRFLQEAPGWTTPGGRALLHFSSRGDLDRLRCIAAETGTDLVELGVTIVMEGDEPVSHLLFQITRQPLARGAR, encoded by the coding sequence GTGCTTCAGGTTCAGCAGGCAGAGCAGATCAAGCAGGCAGACCAGATCCAGCAGACCGAGCAGGTACGAAGCTACGAGCGTTCCCTCGCCCGGTGTGCCGAGTCGCGCACCCGCGCCGACCGCCCCCGCGTCTTCCGGATGGAGGGGCGCGAATGGGACCTGGCCGACGGGGTGTTCGCGCCCGTCCACTCGCCCTCCACCCGCGTCGGCCTGGACTTCCTGGGCCTCTCGGCCGGGTCGGCGCCGGCCCCCGCCGGGCGGCGCGGCAGCTTCCTGGAGGTGGGCTGCGGCACCGGCCTCATCGCCGTGTGCGCCGCCCTGCACGGCCACGACCGGGTGGTGGCCACCGACATCAACGCCGACGCGGTCCGGAACACCGAGCTCAACATCGCCCGGCACGGCGTCGCGGACCGGGTGCGCGCCGTGCACAGCGACCTCTTCACCGCCCTCCCGGCCGGCGAGCGGTTCGACACCATCTTCTGGAGCTCCAACTACGTCCTCGCTCCGGCCGGTTACCACTACCGCCACGACCACGAGCGCGCCTACGTGGACCCCGGCTACACCACCCACCGCAGGTTCCTCCAGGAGGCACCGGGCTGGACCACCCCCGGCGGCCGGGCACTGCTGCACTTCAGCAGCCGTGGCGACCTGGACCGGTTGCGGTGCATCGCGGCGGAGACCGGCACGGACCTGGTGGAGCTCGGCGTGACGATCGTCATGGAGGGTGACGAGCCCGTCTCGCACCTCCTGTTCCAGATCACGCGACAGCCCCTCGCGCGTGGGGCTCGCTGA